TTGCTGTGTTGTGGCCGACTGGCCGTATTATTATAATCGGGCTTGTTAGTTTGCATGTCTTCGATACTAGTGGATGATTGCCTACCACTGTAGAAGAAACGAAAGAGGTGAAACTAAACTTAGCTTCCTTTGTAAGGATGTTACTTATCTATCTACCTATAAAAGTAGATGCAGTTGGATCAAGGCAACTAAAGATCTGATCTTTGCTTATATTCTCATGTCTATCTTCCTCAAAAAAAAGAGATGTATTTTGGACATTTTAAAGTTCTTAAATTTCCTGTAGTGATTGTATTCTCTCTTCttattgtttgttttgtttgaagtaaattttgtccattttttgtCGAGTCAAGATTAAGTTTTTATGAGCTACAATCTTCTCTCAGTCATCTTTCTGGATTGGCAGGAATTCATTTCATTTAGCAAGGTCATTCATGAATTGAGAAGTAACGTGTACCGTGCAGAAAGTTTAAAGGCCGATGGTCAGATTGGTGTTGCAATTGGAGCTCTTCGAAAGGCTCTTTTAACAGCACAGATCAATCTTCAAGGAAATGAGTCCTGGAGGTTGGTTCTTAATCAGGAGGCTGATAAGTTGACAAGAATGTTGGAGAAATATGAACACGAGAATGACTTTGTCTGGCATGATAAGATTCCAGCTCAATACGAGTCTCCCATATCTGAAGGTACAAGAATTGTTAAGTTTATACCTTATCATCCCCAAAGATGGGAAAGAGCACTTTCTTTTATAATGTAATGGACAGATAGCTACAGAGCTTAGAAGTGGACGTATTTTGACATCCTTCAATGTACAAGTATGAAAGCTCCAGTTTATATGTACAGAAATTATGGCATATGCAAAGTGGAGAAGTACTGGACTGGACATTTATAAGATTATAGGATCATTAAATATCGTGTGCTGCTGAGACAACTCTTTTTCTGTAATTTTATCTCTATTGTGAAGCACAGTTAATTCACGTCTACATGGAGTTATAAACCTATAATATTGCAAATTTATCATCAACATTGCATCATTTAGATAATACATTTTGacacaaaatttgatatttttgtcaTTATTCTCATAtctacaaaaataaattttaattttttgtaacaCGTTGAATTTAGAATTcatcaatttaaaataaaaaataatcttaatAAGAATATTCTTTCATATACTTTATTTCACGTTTAAtctctttaaaaaataatcttaatAAGAATACattattcataaaatatgattctcATTTTCTAAAACTCTAATGTCTTAATTTTGTTGCATGTAATTTGATAACAAAAAGGTGATATATAAAGAACttgaagttaaaaaataatgattaatataatataaactaataatttctatatttttaactaatcttaaatttatataaaatacgaCATAAAATATGAGAATATCTCCGACCGTGATCCAAAATCCAAATTTGAGGCAATTCTGCCCCAAACAACTCATCgctggatcagtgaatagtaccGGTCCAAATTTGGTACACAACTGTTCACtaattcaaatctttttaatattaaaatattattatttctattatttgatgattttgttaatgttattaaagatagattaattaagattggaatataattaaaacaacgattaattataaattaaaatttcaaaatacataaatttcaacaatttatcaaccgctacagaaaaatcaaagataaatattgCCCATCTTGAACTTCGAAATACACTTATTGAGCATTTGTGGGAAAAATATTCTAATTCTgagaattagtattttaatacttttaatttatttttatgtaccgTTTTAACTTTTccaattattttgtaatattttatctttgtcttattaattgtattattataattaatgatgaaattagttacttattttttaaaatatttaatatcaaagtatatgaatattataaggaTGAGTGAATTTGGATCTATATTTGGATCATATGATTGGAATATGATTTGGATCTCGCCCTAAATTTGGATaatttggtgatccaaatttaaatgtatggttggagttgacatgatataatttttttatattgaattttcacattattatatattttttatataagaaaGTACTTGGTATTATATCgatatttgattaaatattattaattaataaattagattatattcaaatttaCAATTATTATAACCAACTTTgattagaatttaaatatatataacaaaatcaGTCTAGTAAAAACTCACTTCAAAAGAAAGGATAAAAGTAGGGTTGTTCACGAACCGAGTCGAACCGAGTTTTGAcataaacgagccgagtttttattttttttctgacgaaccgagccgagccgagctttcttaCCGAACAAAAAAacgtgttcgagctcgagctcgttacctcacgagccgaacacgagcttgttcgcgaacaaattcGAGCCGAGTCGAGCTCGTTGTGTTATCGAATAGCTCGTTAAGAGCTCATTAAAATACGTTTAACCCAGCCCAAAAATAAGCCCAGCCCAATAATTAAAAAACCTAAAGCATTACTATAGTCCGTCACTCAATCCCAGACTCCGAGTCGTTCGTTCATTTCAGATATAAATCCCCAAAACAAATCTTAGTTTCAAAATAACCTCATAAACGGCTAAATTCCTCCCATCTAATCCCTAATTCCTGATCATTGAATCACGCTTGAAGTAAATGTAAGTACTGAGCTTTCTTTATTCAATTTTCAAGTATTTTTGTTCCATTTCTGTGTATTGTTCATCAATTAGGTTTACAAACTACTAAAGCTTTGTCATTTACTTTGTAATTTGTGTtcttatttgaattattaagtAGTTTTATAGTTTGAGTTTGAGTTTTATTGTTTGAGTTTGAGCTTGATGCTTCTTAGCAATAAACATCATATTGACTTGCTTCTTGGCTCCATCTGATTAATAAGTTCTTATTATGTAACTTTTATCTTTAAACGTTCGAAAGCTATCTAcaagtattataaaaaaaatttgggtacaaaaaaattcataattttcgaGCTTTTAACGAGCGAgttcgagccgaacgagctcgagccgaactcgagccgagctcactaaaagctcggctcgagctcgttttcttaacgaacacatttatgtgttcgagctcgagctcgagttcttaacgaaccgagccgaaccgagcttttatcgagccgagctcgagcttgttcgcgaacagctctgttcgtgaacagccctagaTAAAAGTAGTTAAAACCCCagtttagttttaaaaaaaaaccccAGTTTGATCACGTACCGCCATGGATTTTGAACTAGTATTATTGACATTATTTCTGTTGATTTCAAGCTTCATACCCACTCTTTCTGCATCATCTCCATACCCCGACGGCGAATACGAGCTAGTCTACTTGCTAATCGCAGAACTCGAGGAGCCTCCGGCTCCGCTCGCTGATCTTCTGAAACTAAATCTATCTTCCACTCTCCCAACTCTTATGCCATCGGAAGAGGTTACGGTTACAAGTAATTTGGCTTATAACTATTCGATAAACCATGCACGTTCCTCTCACTCATCCAAATTTGTATCTTTCTTCGGCGTTTGCGGTTCACGGCACTAGAGGCATATTTTAGGTctttatttatgtaataaacaAAACATTAGTGTAAATTTCGTGATTTAGGTTAATTGCGTTTACTTGCCTATAATTctgttttgtttaattttgattttgtgctttAGCTTTTTGAGATGAAATTAACTTTTTGGATCAAATTAGATGTTTGACCAAATGAAAAAGCTAATGttggtgtttggtagttagcttATTGAAatagctttttggatccaaaaagctaattttgaaaaagctattaGGAATAGCTTTTTCAATTAGATGATTGGCAATGTGTCTGGGTAAAGtacaaacagctaattcaatcagctatttaccaaacactttctTACAAAACAGCTAATTTCAATCAGCTAATTCAATCAGCTACAGCTAACAGCTAACTCCCAAACAGGGCCATTATATTTTCCTGTAACGGAACCAGAATATATATACTTCTTCGGATGGTGAGATTATCTTTGAAGATGTATTCATTGCTCGTGATTCTGGCGCACTTGAACAGCTGAAAGAGTTGAGTTCTAAGCCTAAAATGATCGAGGAGTCTatcagagcaagtccaataggttacatAAACTTGttcctaaactcacatttagatAATGTACTAAAAAAAAGCACTCCAACACTCTCTTACTTAAATCACTACAACTTCAAATCTCCTAGCCATTAcatatttataagtaacccATAActattacctatttaatatattttatgaataaaataatcacatctctccttctttctttgtcttttccctttctttccccttctctctctcaaatttattattaaaataatcttaggagaacaaatatagagattgctattggagttgacactaaaaatagattacacaaatcactaagactcattaggattcattattttatattattaataagtaatgaGATATGTAACCTATTGAACTTGCTCTTAACGAAAGAAGCTCTATCACAATGGTTGTTGCAAGGGAAATGTCCGGAGGCTCAACTTTGCAATGTGAACAGGTAGCAATTGAAGTAGTATAACTGCATAGTATTTAGGCATGTAAATTGTGGCCTATTTGTGTTCCCGttagtggcggaaccaggactaAAAGTTAGGGGgctgaaatattttttcatatatatatatatttgcataaATAGCTTACTCAATAATACTATCATTCAGTCATGCATCTCCCATCCTATCACGCTAATAAGTCTTGATCGTTTTTATAGCGAAAAAAACTCTCTCAACAATAGCAATGACAACGGGTAAAATTAAAGCTAACTCAATCAGAAGATAAACTAAGAGATAAGCGGTGTGTCTGTGTGTCTTAACCGTCATGACTGAAAAATTTCCTATACTTTGAAGTCCAGATTAATCTTTATCCGCTCTCACATCAATATATCATAGATAAACTTGTCTAACTCATTTAATAACAACTCCAGGTCTAATAAAGAGGTATCCTTTGGATAAAATTGTGCAAGACAGAAAATTAATTCCTGGGATCCAAAGAGCAAATATAAAGTAGTAGCTCTATGTTTCCTTCTGTAAAACGGTTATTCATCTCTTGGGAACTAAGATTCTTCATATGGGTTCTTTAGCCTAAATTTGAAGAATATGGAGATGAAATGAACTCCACACTAATTCAGCGGtagttgaaaaaaaatatacattgtttTTTCGAAGTTaggggggctctagcatcccttAGCCCCCCTCTAGTTCCGCCACTGGTCACTTCCTGTGCCATATCAAGTCATGGCTATAACCTTAGAAAACTAatgtttaatactccctccgtccctttttagttgtccacTATTGACTTtcaatggtcaaattgaccatttTTTGACCAGAGATTACaaaaaattcttttattatttaaaagactgaaaattacattttaaaatagattgtatttactttataatgatataatttttaaatattttttcataatataatatatataaagttcaGTCAAAGTTTGGCTAATTTGATTGTTGAAAGTCAAAActggacaactaaaaagggacagaGATAGTAAAAAAATTGTGTTATAAAAGCTAAAAACTCTTGATGTTTATATTCTTCTTCTTGTGTGTGGATGATTATAATCAGGACATCCATAAATTAGAGAATTACTTGCCATTACTGGAAAACTTTATCCACCAAGTTAATATGGTTAGCGATAGCTCTCGGATGCTTCAATGGACTTCTGAACTTATGATAAGTTGGAGCAGTGCTCTTACATCTTTATCTTTCTTCAGTTTTTTGGGTCAAAAGTTCTTTCAAATTGATAGTCTGTTGTTTGAGCTCAGTATGATGCTCTTTCTTGATGTTGCACTACTACGAGAATTGGCGTTTGAACTATTGTCCAAAGGTAAACCTTAATAATAAATTCCTTACCCATGCATATGAAAACATTATTCTGCTTAATTGTTACTAGTTTAtgacccgtgccaagcacgggtttaaataaatttttaaaatttattatttattgaaaggataatgttttttttaattacattatcatatttttattttatttatttaaattattgttttaaaatgatatctaaattattgttattttgatataagattttctatatattaaaatttgatcttattttaaatttatttcataacaatatGGGTCCCCGTTCTATAGAGTTCACAAAATAAGGAGTATTGGagttcaaaattatttaaaaaatatctattcgttttaattttaattttttttagtctacaatatttgtaaacatccgacaaTCAGCAGATTATATTCTATGATATAATCGTCGCAATCAAGAAATAagacaattattttataaatcactaatcactatatatattctaaaatataactcataaggAGAATAATAATCTTAATGGTTGTTAGAGTTGAAAGATGTTAGTGATTAATTgatgattatatttaaaactacttaaagatgattaattatatataaatttgaattatttaaaatattatttacgactaaactaaaaaattatgactggtatcattatattgtttgatgattttcaaattgtgaaaataatattcaagatcaacacaTAAAAGTTCGTTTATAGCGTCTTTAATCTTGATGGTGGAATTCTCAGTGGCTATGACATTTTCTGATATTGTCATACCGTCCCCTGCTGCTATAACATCTCCCTATGTTATATTGAGTACTGTTGTTATGACATaaattgtcataccgtttgctcatGTATGACAATCAttgagattgtcataccgagcttaTCTTGGAGGACAAGTTCAtcaaatgtcataccgaactgCCCAGCATGACAATCGACtcaaatgtcattccttctcctGATTTCAGTATGAAAATCAATGCAAATATCATACCTTGttatgtaattgtcatacctagTTTTGTGATTGTCATACCTATCTAAGTCATAGCCAAAATTGTCATAGCATGGAATGTCATTCTAGTTCAAgtgtttgcctataaataggccttcattttcttcatttcatgtgttcaagcattgtaaacttttcagttgttagtaacttgctattcgttaaattcacagtttctgtgctttgatcattcagttgttttataccgctaagttagaatacttcctgtcgaatttattctacgaactttagtggacattaaaactgaaccatattaattatataacgacttacacattgttatattaattatctaaaatctgattaacaagttaaacacgaatcagattattccgccgcgattattttgtgacgattgaattcacccccccttctacaatcattcCAGGACCTAACAGCCGCTATAAGGGATTTCATTCATCCAAAAAAGATTATCATCTAACTAAAAAACATGCAAGATATCTCCGGATGTTTAGATAATAATACTTTAATGTCTGAGAGGAAAAATCCATAAAAAAATCTCTACCAAAGATccttaaaaaaacaaacaaaaaaagaagaaaataagtTCATATtatctcccccccccccccccatccCAAATTGGTCCATAAAACCAATCAAAGGCTTTCAAATGTAGGGTGTAAAACAATTTTGATAAGTACACCTTGTAGCACTGTGGATAAGTACACATTGTTATACAGATTCGACTTTTAAAATCCAATTACTCTTTGTAAGTTATGTTTAAATGATATGTTTTATAGAAAAGGTGAAactatcaaatatatattattaatgctatttaaatattttcgatTACTTGTCCAATTAATCTTTCCTGGTATTCCTAGTTCCTGATTCCTTACATGTCAACCAATCATTTCTAAACTTCTGATTCTTGATTTCTAAGACCATCCATTGCCTCATATTCCTATTTTTACAATAATACAAATAGTTATCTAAAGCCATCAACGTTGGATCACATCAAATAATATAACAGTTTGGGGCTTAATTCATTTAATGATTCAAGTGGTAAAAATGATGATAGTTTGTAAATAACCAAAAAATAAGGATTCAGAATGATTCTCAAATAAAAAAGGGTTGTTGATTTCAAAATTCATTCTTGTACGAATCACAAAGTGTGGAATGGTATGTTACTAACCAGATCATGAAAGTGGTTAACCAGTTTTCAACTTAAACTCAACACCAAAGAAGCATGAGCAAATATTCTTTAAAAAGCAACGCAATGATCGTGTTTTACCAGTTTTCTACTTAAACTCAACACCAAAGAAGCATGAGAAAATATTCTATAAGAAGCAACACAAGGATAGTATTTTATCAACAATTTGCCAGAAACGTCTCACTTGCTTAACCCTTAAATGTGGATTTATTAGCAAACTCCCCCCACCACCAAGAAGCAACATACAAACCACCATATCAAAATGGTCACTACATCATATATATTGCCAATATTCTTAGTTTTTTTGTGTTTAGCCGATGCATACCTTAAACCAAATAGAAGAGTTACGTTACAACTCGTTCATCgtttctctccctccctccctttcCATAAATCCGATAATCTCCTAAACTTTTTAGAAAGAAATGATGAACACGTCATGATAAAAATTGCTACTTTACAACAACAAGAAAGCATTGATGTTCAACTGATAATACCCACTTCCGCAATGCAACATCtcttttttgttaatttatccATAGGAGAACCGCCGGTCAGACAATATCTGGCCATGGACACCGGCAGTCGTCTTACATGGGTCATTGGAGATTCTCTAAGACGAGAATTCAATTATTCATCACATAGATCATCTACTTCTGGCTATATCAAATGCCATAGTGATACATGCAAAAAGATAATGAAAACTTTTTGCAACTCAAATGACAAGTGCATGCACTACACAAGTTATGCTGATGGAAACCACGGGTTACAAACCTGCATTGCATATGATAGGTTTGTATTCGAGAATGATGTATTAGATAAAGTGATAATGGATATATATTACAAAGGAAGGGGTAGGTTGTTTCATGAAGACAATTTTTATGGAATTTTCGGACTTAGTCCCCCATACCCTTCCTTTGTCCATAGGCTTGGTGACTTGGGAGCTAAGAAATTCACTTACTATATCAATGGCAAGGTAACCGATACCTTTCATCCCTATGCCAGGCTGATATTAGGCGATGCAGACATACAAAATGGTCTAACAACACCTCTTCATATAGACGGAGCTCAGTATCATCTCGATATGGAGTGCATAATTTTGGGAGAACAATGTCTTGCTATTGATCGAAAAATATTTGCTAAAAAAGCACATGGAGGTGGCACTGGAGTGATTATAGACACTGGCAGTATCTTTACATATGTAGCAAAGGAGGCGTATGACGGGGTACTTCATCCCCTCATTttaaatgaattaaataaaagaGGTTTTAAGGACATGAGAGACAAATATTGTTTCATTGGATCACTCGAAGAACTGAAAGAAACCAACTTTCCAGTTCTTTTATTCGAGTTTGCTGAAGGAGCAAGTCTACAGCTGGATGAAGATAGTTTGTTTATAGATCATGACTTACTAAATTATTTTTGCCTGACAGTTAGATCTAGCACAATATATGGACCAACTATACAAAATCTAACTATTATTGGTTTGACTGCTCAACAGGACTATATCATCGGATATGATTTGGAGAATTTACGTTTATCCATGACATTGTATAAATTTTAGAGATGTgattgattaaataaattagttttcaATAATATACTTTGTTTATTTGAGGAATTTGCTTACTttgtaaattattttcttatgttCAGTATTTCTGTTGGTTTCTCTTTTATGTGAAAAAATGACAATGCAAATTTTAGTCTTTTGTAGTACGAATGAAATAAATAGTAAGaatcatacacacacatatagtcCCATTTCATGGAGACCCATGTTATATGGAGAATCATGGAGACTCACGATTCGACCATTCATTTTTAATCAGTATAATCTAACGTCTAgaatttcatttaaataaaatataattaaaataagggtctttctagtgttCCCCATCATTCCGCTCAAACTTTTATCaaaatgtttataaaatttttgcttattaataaaaaaaattgaatatataatatataatgcaataaattatctaaatataCTCCAAATCTGTAcatgtattactccctccattccactaTATTAGATGTTTTTTGACTAGTTTTAAATTCCATTATATTAGTCATTTTCGTATTCTCAATGACCTAGTTTTACTCACCTGCTTATCATTAATGGTTTATGTTGACTtgttataaaaaattttaattgtcACGCTACTTTCTTTGTCACCCACCTGTACTCTTTTATCTCTTTCTTTGTTTCCGTATAAACTCATATGCTCACCCActctatttctttttctttttttaaaatactctatttcattcttattttttatagtgctcatttatgtatttaatttgatttaaatataactaaatacaacaatttatttttttaaataataggaatatgatttttttttcaaactttaaggatataaaataaattcttgTAACAATATTAAATGAATACGGTGATatatcacttaattaatttgatttttttttttaaaatattgtttctTTGATTGTGAGAATATATCACACTTtccacacacacatgtatattcAAACTAAATTAGTTAAGAGTGGTTATATACGAATAAAAGTTAATTttcaatgtaatttttttaaatacaagaaattatttaaaatatagatttaaccttttttcaaaactttgagaatataattttttttgttaagcagtcaaattcattaatataataaactcGGGATCTTTACAAGGCCAATATTAAACAAATTCTTGCAACAACATCAACTAAAGATGACGATATATAACTTGATTTGATCATATTTatagtaaatataaattgtacttaatttcaaattaactAGATTATATTAGAACGATCATATATAAATACAGAATATAAAATAGATTTTGCCTTTTCTCAAAATCTTGAGaacttcaaagtatattatttaaaagtGATTATATATGAATGAAACTCAACTTTCAAATGTAACTTGGTTAAATATAAGAAAGTGATTATATatgaaagaaaattaattttcttaaatacaagaaattgtagaaaatataattttaaccttttctcaaaattttgataatataaaataaattacataaaacCTTGATataaaaacattgttatattataactaattttaaactaaattattttagagtgattatatatgaataattaactttaaaaaagcAACGAGAAGTTTcttcatgattaaatatttaagtcaagagtataatttatgttactcttaaaaaaaaataatgtaactCATAAACATATTTATCCTTCACTATATAGAATAggaaataatatcaaaataacaCATAGAACCAAAGTTTTAATTTGTGGAGGGAATAGAATTTTATTGGAGGGAAGAAAAATTTTTATTGGAGAGTTTACAGAGGGGAAAATGGATGAGAGTAAAAGAAAAGTAAAAGAGAGAATTTAATGTTGACAATTCCCGTAAGCAGTAACATGAAATCTAAGctgtattaattaaaaaaacaggtCATAGCTTCCCTTCTTAATATCTTCCcttcttaatatgtgtgcaAAATAACAAAACGACTAATataatggaatggagggagtattatttaataacttCAAAATATAAATGCATACAGTTGGCGGATAAGCAATAaaattactccttccgtcccattttaactgcttttgacttttttacacgtattttaaggtgttaaaaaaatcatatctaaatataatcattctttataaaatgtatatcaaatgaaagtttagaatctaaattttaatttgatataaaaattgaatttttttattaagtgtagATATAGGTTTTTTgcatctcaatatacgtgttaaaaagtcaaatatcagttaaaatgggatagagggagtaattGAAATAGGTAGCGCTTTTTGACTCGATGATTTTAATTAGGTAGGCAGTAATTATATGTTGCTGGCTGGCTGTCTGTTTCATCACGAAGGGCCAACTTAAATAGAAAAACAAGAAATTGATGCCGAGGAAAGGAATCTTTGGAATCGAGTATCCGAATATATTTTATGCCTACAAGATAACTTAAAATAACGACGAAAGTGGGAGAATATACTTGACCAATCAAATAATAATACggttagtattttaatattatgatataatGCTGTTCACATATACCTGGCATATTCCAAGGCCATTGTTCTATAAGAATCAAAAGATAGTAATAGTCTCGTAAGTGATGGTTTGTGTACAAAGCTTTTGTCTTATAGTTTCGGGTGTAGTTATCAAATCAAATGTGTCATGGACGGTTATAATTTACTCGCTAGTGAATTTGATCGGTGATTATTTAAGATGCTAAAACTTTAATTAATCAGCACACAAAATAGTACTAATATCGCACTATCATCAGAGTTATTTgaagaaatttataaaatttataagggtttgtctggtgtgtgctcatgggcatatgctaagcgcggaatttgatGTGTTTaacagattttgattggtatagTTATTGTATTCGCAAAAgagtccatcattattaagatatgagagTCAATCAAACCTCCCAAACTTttaaaattccgcgcttagcgtG
This genomic window from Daucus carota subsp. sativus chromosome 7, DH1 v3.0, whole genome shotgun sequence contains:
- the LOC108195355 gene encoding aspartic proteinase CDR1-like; the encoded protein is MVTTSYILPIFLVFLCLADAYLKPNRRVTLQLVHRFSPSLPFHKSDNLLNFLERNDEHVMIKIATLQQQESIDVQLIIPTSAMQHLFFVNLSIGEPPVRQYLAMDTGSRLTWVIGDSLRREFNYSSHRSSTSGYIKCHSDTCKKIMKTFCNSNDKCMHYTSYADGNHGLQTCIAYDRFVFENDVLDKVIMDIYYKGRGRLFHEDNFYGIFGLSPPYPSFVHRLGDLGAKKFTYYINGKVTDTFHPYARLILGDADIQNGLTTPLHIDGAQYHLDMECIILGEQCLAIDRKIFAKKAHGGGTGVIIDTGSIFTYVAKEAYDGVLHPLILNELNKRGFKDMRDKYCFIGSLEELKETNFPVLLFEFAEGASLQLDEDSLFIDHDLLNYFCLTVRSSTIYGPTIQNLTIIGLTAQQDYIIGYDLENLRLSMTLYKF